ACGGATTTTGGTGACTCTTACCATATCACGGGTCAGACATTGGGAGAGAAGATGTACCAAGGTTTCAAGGTTAAAGTGGATCAGATCAGCAGCTTGATTGCCGGTATTAACTCTCAGATCGACGCCGCTAGGAATTCAGCAATGGCCGTTCTTAATCAGGCTGCTGACGCCAAAAAGGCTGCAGCTGAGCAAAAGGCTAAAGGTGCGGTCAACTCTGTTCCACCAGTGGTACAGGGCACAGTAGTATCGGTCAGCCAAACATTTAATACGCCGGTGACTTCCCCATCTGATATTTCTAGAGCGGCACGTTTAGCAGCACAATCACTTGTGTAGGGAGGAGGAACAATGCAGAAATTAAGCTATACGAATGACCGAGGGGGTAAGGTTGTCTTTGAGAATCTCCGACCTTTTATTCTTTCACATATTGATGGAATAGGAAGTGTGGATACGGATGTCCGGAAGACGACTGGTCCTTTCCAGGATGGATCTACGGTGTACCGGGTAGCGATTAAAGACCGTTTGCTCTCTATCCAGGGAGCGATATTGGCAAATAGTAGGGATGAGCTTTATGCCCTTCGTCGCCAACTGTCTCAAATTCTTAACCCAAAAATAATGGGACAACTGGTTTATCAAAATGATGACAGGGCCTATACGATTGGTGGTATTGCTGAATCGGGCCCTATATGGGGGGAACGATATGCAAATAACCAGTTGTTCACCGCCTCGTTCCTTTGTCCGGATCCGTATTTACTGGATGAATTTGATTCTTCGGATCTTATTGCGACATGGATTGGTGGGCTGAGTTTTCCGGTTCGGTTTCCGAACCAATTCGCTACCCGCGGGGCAAAGAGTGTAAATGTGATAAATGAGGGTGATGTTGATACTCCGGTAAGGATTGAAATCTATGGACCCGCCACAAACCCTTGTATCACTAATCATAGTATTGATAGGTATATCAAAGTAAACCGAGTATTACTTAGTGGGGACAAACTCACGATTACCACGCATTTCGGTAATAAGCGTGTAGAGATCCAAGCGCCAAACGGATCCAAAGTTAATGTGCTCCACTGGATAGATCCAAACAGTTCCCTTTGGAGTTTGCAGCCTGGGGATAATATTGTGAAATACACAAGCGACGACCCAGAAGGAATTGAACCGTTTGCGATATCTATTAATTATCGCAACCGATATTTCGGGGCGTAGAAAGGGTGACATATGGAGAAGTTCAGGTTCTTTAATTCCACGGAATCGGATATTCGGGAATATACAGCAGCCGACTATGCTGAGTACTTTGGATTGTTTTTGTCGGACGGCTTGTATACTGAAAATGGCAATGCGGGCTTACGTGTAGTAACAGACGCAGGTTTAAACTGCAGCATTGAGAGTGGCTACGCGTTGATTCGGGGGTACATGTATCATAATGATTCGTTGCTGATCAAAACCCTTGCGCCAGCAGACACCATGCTTGACCGTATTGATCGGGTCGCGTTGCGATTTGACGAGGTTGCCCGAGAGATTAAGGTTGTCATTAAGAAAGGAATCGCAGCAAGTAACCCTGTGGTGCCCGCATTAACAATTACAGCCACGGTCAAAGAATTAGGGCTAGCTCAAATTCATGTTAGAAAAGGGGCAACTACACTATCTGTGGCGGATATCACCGATGAGCGCCTTACATCCGCTGGCCTGGTATCGAGCTTAATTAGCATTCCAGCAGCAGAAATGTGGAATGTCTGGAACAGCTCTTTAGCCAGCATACAGTCTGCCTGGGATAGCTGGTTTGCAACCATACAGAATACGGTCGGGAATCGGCTTGCTGTAGGGGATACAGCACCAGCAAACCCTATAGCGGGTGATGTTTGGATGCATACGGGGGTGTAAGCTGTGGCTGGAATCGTACGCATTTACGACATCGAATTCAATTGGATTGGTGAAATTGACAACCATGAAAGCCTGCAGTTTACACGGCGTTTTTACCGTGAAGGAGAATTTGAACTGCACATCGCCGTAAATAAACAATATGCTGATGCTCTTCAAAAAGATTGTTTCATAATGATTGATAATGACGGCCAACGATCCGGAATGATTGAGGGCCGGGAGTTGTACCTTACAGAGCAGGGAATCGAGACTGTTGTCGTAAAAGGTAGGACACTAGGGGGTATCCTGGACCGACGTGTCACGGTGTCCGATACCTATGATCGCATTCGGGGGCCGGCAGAAACGGTCATGAAGCATTATGTGAATAATCACCTTGTCAACGGAACTTACGCAACCGGCATCTACGCCGCGCGGAAGATTCCGTTTTTTGATATTGCCACAGATCAAGGCCGAGGAATAGAAACGCCTTGGCAGACAAGGTATGAGCCACTACTAGGGGTAACCGGTCAGATTGCGAGTTTCTGCGATATGGGTTGGTTCACAAGTTTGAATGTACTGACGAAACGAGTCACTTTCGACATACTGACGGGCCGGAATATCACCGATAAGCAAGACATTTACCCGCCCGTTATTTTCTCGACGGAGTTTGAAAATGTCACCAGTCAAAAGTTTGTGGATTCGGATAGTCAATTCAGGAATGTAGGTTATGCTGCGGGAAAAGGCGAGGAAGCGGATCAGCTTGTGCTTGCCGTTGGTGCCGGCACGGGAATTGAACGCCGAGAGGTATACATCGATGCTTCAAGCGCAGAGGATGTCGATGAGCTGACCACCATAGGTCAACAGAAGCTCGCGGAGTATAAGCGTGTGCAAACCTTTGAGGGTGCTGTGGTGGAGACGGGTAGTTTCATTTTTGAGCAGGACTGGTTCCTAGGTGACATCGTTACTCTACGGGATGCCCATTGGGGTGTTTCAATGGATACCCGCATCACTGAAGTGCGGGAAATCTACGAAGAGGATTATAAAGTAGAGGTGCAGTTTGGTGACGAGATCCCGACCATCACTACTGTAGTCCGTCAGTTGCAGAGCGAAATAAAACGCCCGCAGATCATGTCACAATCTGGGGGCACAGGAGAACAGGGCCCAGCAGGACCGCAGGGTCCCAAGGGCGACACAGGTCCAATCGGTTTACAAGGCCCTAAGGGAGATCCCGGAGCAACAGGTCCTCAAGGTCTACAAGGGCCAAAGGGGGATACGGGTGCTGTTGGGCCGCAGGGGCTTAAAGGAGATCCTGGTATCCAGGGTGCGCAGGGCCTTGTTGGTGTTAAAGGAGATACGGGCGCTCCAGGTGTCCAGGGTCCAAAAGGTGATACCGGGCCGCAGGGCATTCAAGGCGTAAAAGGTGATACTGGAGCAACCGGTGTTCAGGGACCCAAAGGAGATACAGGACTGACCGGATCGGCGGGGGCTAAAGGAGATCAGGGCATTCAGGGTGTAAAAGGGGACAAAGGCGATACGGGTTCCCAGGGACCGGCGGGACCTACCAATATTGCTACGATAACAACCTTAGGCGCCGTGAAGGTAGGTAATAATTTAACCATAGCTTCGGACGGAACTTTGCACGGCAATAGTAATCCGGAATGCATCACGATTAAACAGGAAATCTTTACGGTCCAAGCTGGGCAAACCCTATTTAATTTAACAAAGGGTAGCTATAATCCAGGAACAAATACGCTTTTCTGGTATTTGCACGGTCAGAAGCAAGTGAACGCTGCCTTGGTAGAGACTTCAGCTACGAGCTTTGAAATTCCTGTAGGTGTTATGACCGGGACGGATATACTGGTCGAATACATTGAAACGGTAAATGTAACCATTGGCTTAAAAGGTGAAAAAGGGGATACCGGACTACAAGGTGTGCAAGGTTTGAAAGGAGACACAGGATCGCAGGGGATACAAGGGATACAAGGGATACAGGGATTGGCTGGTGCGCAGGGTGCTGACGGAAAAACATGGTATTCAAGCACAGCTGTTCCCGCGAATACCCTTGGAGTCAGTGGAGATTTTCACATTAATACATCAACGTGGGATATCCGAGAAAAAACAGCCGCAGCAGTGTGGACGCTTCGAGGCAATATCAAGGGTGCGACAGGTGCTCAAGGGATTCAGGGTCTGCAGGGCATCCAAGGCGTGAAGGGAGACATCGGGGAAGTAGGTCCACAAGGGGCACAAGGATTCCAAGGATTACAAGGAGTGAAGGGTGACACCGGTGCAATTGGACCAAAGGGAGACACTGGTGCACAGGGGAACATTGGATTAACCGGCCCTCAGGGTCCTAAAGGGGATCAGGGGGAACCAGGAGCGGCTGTGGCCGATAGCGTGGAATGGGCGAATGTACTTAGCAAACCTACGAATTTGGCCAAAATAACCATGGCAACACTAGCACCAACAAGCCCATTATCGGGCGATTTTTGGTATAAGGAGGTTTAATAATGGCAGATAAGAACTTTCAAATGACACAACGCAACAGCGCAAATACAGCATGGGATAATTTATTTCCTCTTACAAAAGGGGGAATGTGACTGCAAGCAATGGACAGACTGTTGATACTCATGTGGTGGATACCTCACATGTTCGTTATGCACCGGATACAGGTACAGCAAATGCCAAAGTAGTCACTCTTAACCCTGCCGCAACAGCTTATGTTGATGGGCTACCTGTTGCGTTCAAAAATGCTATTTTAAATACAGGAGCAGTAACGATAAATGTAAACGGTCTTGGCGTTAAACCGGTGCTGAAGTCCAATGGAGGCGCGCTGGTGAGTGGTAGCTTGAAGGCGGGGAGTATCTATACCATCAGGTACAATTCAACCACTGGAAATTTTATCTTACAGGGTGAAGGAGGTGAGTATGGAACAGCAGCAGTTGCTCAAGTATTGACCGGATATACATTAGGAACAGACTCCGGAGTTATTGCGGGGAGTATGCCGAATAACGGTGCGCAGAACAAGTCCCCTAGTACAGTGGCTCAAACAATCCCGCAGGATATACTACAGGCGGCACAGTTTCGGCTGTAACGGGTACTGCAGTAGCATCCGACGTACTAACGGGGAAAACATTTTCGTCCGCAGCAGGTATATCCTTAACGGGTACAGCTGTAGCGGGCAGACGTTCAGCTACTGGCACCGTAGCTTGGGGGTCGGGTCTGATCCATCTCGGATTGACCTTTGTACCCTCTGTTTTACTCGCCCAAAGTATCGGTTCAAGTGGGGCATATGCTAAAGCGTGGATTAATAACACATGGGTTAAATTTGACGGTTACTCATCTGAACCGTGGGACTATCACACGAGTAAACCTACGAACACAAATGTGTATATAAATATGGGCTCTTATGTTAATGGCATATCTGTGGTTTGGTTAGCAATCGAATAGGGGGTCGTAAGAATGGAAATTGGAAGACGTGTATACTTTGATAAAACGTCAGGAACTATTGTTCAAATAACTGGAGAGCGTTCCGGCGATGTGGAAGAAATCACAATAGAAAGAGAATTTGAGTTATACGTGAGTCTATCTGAACGGGTTAGAGATACGGTTGATGTCATATCTGTGGATTACGGTGCATACGCCCAAGACTTCATAGAAGGCCGCTTAACAGGCATTGACCCTAATAAGAAAGAACTGTTATTCAGTTACCCTGACCCTGAAACGCCTGGTGAGTTTACACCGCCTCAGCCAGCGCTTTCGATTCAAGTGACGTTGCTGAAGGCACAAGTGCTAGCTCAGTCGGATCGCTCTGATTTTATGGAGGAGCTCATTGCCGAAATGGCATTGATGGTATATCAGTGATTGTCGGAGTGGTGATTTGGATCATGTCAAAATTGGAGGGAGGTGATGATATGATGGCGATGTTTTTTGCACAGCGTGTAATCTTGGGTAAGACGGCGTATAAAGATGTACCAAGCACACTTAAACCAGCAGTAAAAGAAATTCTAATCGACTCTGACCTGGAATACTTAACCGAAGAATAGTTTCACAGCAGCGCCCATTGAGGCGTTTTTATTTTGCCCTCGGAGTCGATCCGGGGGCTATCTTTTTTACAAGGAGGCCACAAGGATGGCTGACCTAACCATAAAACGGGGAGACACCTTTATATATACAGCTCAGTGGGCAGGAGTTTCGCTCTCTGATCTACGATCACAAGTGCGTGATAGCTTGGGTAGGCTAGTGTCTGAGGTATCGATATCCGAAACGGACGATGCAGATATATTTTTACTGACGGTATCCGACACCAGTGAATGGCCAGTTGGCACTCTGTTTACCGATATCCAGTGTATTGTAGGCGAGATAACTCTTAGCAGTGTGACGATGACCATCAACGTTGCAAGGGATGTGACACAATGAGCGACGTTCCAATCAATGTAACACCGGGACCGGGGCCAGCGACGATTGTTATTAGTACAGGCATCGGTGGCGGTAGTGGATTGCCGGGGCCTACCGGACCACAAGGACCAAAAGGTGATACTGGAGAGACAGGCCCCGTGGGTCCTCAAGGTATTCCGGGCGTACAGGGTCCAATCGGACTGACTGGTGCTATGGGTCCCAAGGGAGATCACGGTGATACTGGTCCTCAGGGGGCAACCGGAGCAGCAGGAGTTAAAGGCGATAAGGGAGAAATCGGAGCTCAAGGCATACAAGGACCTCAAGGATTAATAGGAGCCACTGGTCCTAAAGGTGACACTGGGTTAACAGGTCCAAAGGGAGACAAAGGGGATACAGGCGCTCAGGGTATCCAAGGTGTAAAGGGCGACAAAGGAGATCCCGGAGAACAAGGTATCCAAGGTGAACCCGGACCACAAGGTATTCCGGGTACGTCAGGTTCGGGTGGTGGTACTACTCTGCTGGTTTCCTACACCTACAACGGTAACCCGGTTATCCAACATACAGCAATAGACACCGGAACGAGCACCATTACGGCAGCTGCCCATGGTCTGACAAACGGTATGATAGTATTCCCAGCCTGGAATAAGGGTCAGTCAACCGACGGTGCTGTGTACCCTACAGGAATAACACAGACGATTCACTACGTAGTCAACGCAACAGCTGACACGTTTCAGTTATCATTGACAATCGGAGGCGCTGCAGTGAATATCACGGCGCTAGGTGCAAAACCATATGGCTTTCACTTTCAAAGAGCGATTATCAAAAGTTTCTTGCTGGACAACCTGGGGTCACAATCAAAAGCCGCGGTAAAATGCCTGCTGTTTAGTAGCCAGGACGACAAAAACTACGGCTGGGATATTCGCCCGAGTGACTGGCCCTTTTTGAATGACTTATTCCCGAACACGCTAGGCGGTAATAATTATTCTACTGGCAGAATGGGTAGCCGGGGTGTGGTTTTGGACATATCATTCGACGCTAGACGTAGCCGACGCACAGTAATGACCAGTTACGTAGCCCAGTACAACGACAATACCGCGGCACAAGGTACCGACAACAAAATAGGCAGAATATATACTGAGAACCCAACACCATTTACTGCCCTTCAGGTGGGATTTTACGCACCATTAACTGCGGCGTATGTTGCTAATGGTTCTATCGTGGAGGTGTACAGTGCATGATGCAGTTAGTTTATAACGCGCAGACCGGAGAGTCCGAATTGGTAGAGCTGCCGGACGAGCCAGCGCAAGGAGCAGAGCCGGAGCCAGTTATAGAGCCGATGGACGCCGAGCGTATAGCTGCGCTGGAGACACAGTTGCGCCTCGCCAATGCACGTATTGAGGTGCAAGTTGAGCGCGGAGATTTTGTGGAGGATGTTTTAGCAGAAATGGCGATGCAAGTTTATCAGTAACGATCGCAGAGAGGAAAGAAAGTTGGGCAACGATCTAACCCGTGACAAGGTACCATATTAAACACAGGCACGCTCTCCGGGGCGTGTTTTTATTCGTATATCGAGAACAGGGAGATGGGTCAGATGGCAGATGGGGGAACAGATCAACAAGGAGGGACTGATGATGTAGTGCCACTACAACGATTGGAGGATGTGGAGGAGGGGTTGTCTACATTGACCCACGAGTTTACGCGTTTGGCAGCTGAGAATGTCACGGCTAATACGAAGCTTAAGCTACTAGAAGAGAACGATCACCGGCACGAGGAGAACATCAAGCAGATCAAGGAATCCACGATCAAGATGGAGATCCAGTTCAGCGCCATCATGGGGAAATTCGATAGCCTAGAAAGCAAAATATTCTCGTTGCTTCAGCAGGCCAACAAAGATAGTGGGTCAGAACGTAAAGCCTGGATGGACATGATCAAATATATTATCGGCATCACCATTGGTGTCATTGTAGCTAATCAATTTTTAGGGAGGTAAATAATGATCAAGGACAAATATCCAATCGAACGGCGTTATATTGATAAGCGACATAGCGTTCGGCCCGGCACCAGGTTAACCTCTGGTACGCCGGGCTTTTTAGTTGCTCACGATACAGGTAATCCAGGAGCGTCTGCAGATAACCATTTTACTTACTTTCAAAATCTCAAAGATCGATCAGCCTCTGCTCAGGTTTTTATTGATGATAAAAAGATACTGGAGATCATACCAACGGGAACCGGTCCGGATCCTGCCGAAAAAGCATGGCATGTGTTATACAACGTAATCACTGACAACAAGCTCTTTGGGGATGACGCGAATGACATTGCCCTGGGCGTGGAACTTTGCTATGGAGGTAAGATCGTCTTTGAGGAGGCGTATAAGAGGTTTGTTTGGTACATGGCTTATTGCTGCGACAAGTGGGGACTAAATCCACTGTTGCATATCCCAAGTCATAAGCAGTTGGATCCATCCCGTAAGCGAGACATCGATCAAGCGCTGAAGACTGCAGGTAAGACGCTCAAAGACTTACTTTATGATGTGGCTGCAGAGATGCAAGA
Above is a window of Paenibacillus wynnii DNA encoding:
- a CDS encoding Gp37-like protein — its product is MAGIVRIYDIEFNWIGEIDNHESLQFTRRFYREGEFELHIAVNKQYADALQKDCFIMIDNDGQRSGMIEGRELYLTEQGIETVVVKGRTLGGILDRRVTVSDTYDRIRGPAETVMKHYVNNHLVNGTYATGIYAARKIPFFDIATDQGRGIETPWQTRYEPLLGVTGQIASFCDMGWFTSLNVLTKRVTFDILTGRNITDKQDIYPPVIFSTEFENVTSQKFVDSDSQFRNVGYAAGKGEEADQLVLAVGAGTGIERREVYIDASSAEDVDELTTIGQQKLAEYKRVQTFEGAVVETGSFIFEQDWFLGDIVTLRDAHWGVSMDTRITEVREIYEEDYKVEVQFGDEIPTITTVVRQLQSEIKRPQIMSQSGGTGEQGPAGPQGPKGDTGPIGLQGPKGDPGATGPQGLQGPKGDTGAVGPQGLKGDPGIQGAQGLVGVKGDTGAPGVQGPKGDTGPQGIQGVKGDTGATGVQGPKGDTGLTGSAGAKGDQGIQGVKGDKGDTGSQGPAGPTNIATITTLGAVKVGNNLTIASDGTLHGNSNPECITIKQEIFTVQAGQTLFNLTKGSYNPGTNTLFWYLHGQKQVNAALVETSATSFEIPVGVMTGTDILVEYIETVNVTIGLKGEKGDTGLQGVQGLKGDTGSQGIQGIQGIQGLAGAQGADGKTWYSSTAVPANTLGVSGDFHINTSTWDIREKTAAAVWTLRGNIKGATGAQGIQGLQGIQGVKGDIGEVGPQGAQGFQGLQGVKGDTGAIGPKGDTGAQGNIGLTGPQGPKGDQGEPGAAVADSVEWANVLSKPTNLAKITMATLAPTSPLSGDFWYKEV
- a CDS encoding CD1375 family protein, with the translated sequence MSKLEGGDDMMAMFFAQRVILGKTAYKDVPSTLKPAVKEILIDSDLEYLTEE
- a CDS encoding N-acetylmuramoyl-L-alanine amidase family protein gives rise to the protein MIKDKYPIERRYIDKRHSVRPGTRLTSGTPGFLVAHDTGNPGASADNHFTYFQNLKDRSASAQVFIDDKKILEIIPTGTGPDPAEKAWHVLYNVITDNKLFGDDANDIALGVELCYGGKIVFEEAYKRFVWYMAYCCDKWGLNPLLHIPSHKQLDPSRKRDIDQALKTAGKTLKDLLYDVAAEMQEQPIVIVAPAAIQLPAVVAQLLIDNYVSPAWFEAHKAGDAVGATHFHNLADNLRMAACMPLQPGAKAPFKQLPKSNAQELIFRWLSSGWQGARIKGDKTAMAYFNNRANHLRRAAGMPIE
- a CDS encoding collagen-like protein, with translation MSDVPINVTPGPGPATIVISTGIGGGSGLPGPTGPQGPKGDTGETGPVGPQGIPGVQGPIGLTGAMGPKGDHGDTGPQGATGAAGVKGDKGEIGAQGIQGPQGLIGATGPKGDTGLTGPKGDKGDTGAQGIQGVKGDKGDPGEQGIQGEPGPQGIPGTSGSGGGTTLLVSYTYNGNPVIQHTAIDTGTSTITAAAHGLTNGMIVFPAWNKGQSTDGAVYPTGITQTIHYVVNATADTFQLSLTIGGAAVNITALGAKPYGFHFQRAIIKSFLLDNLGSQSKAAVKCLLFSSQDDKNYGWDIRPSDWPFLNDLFPNTLGGNNYSTGRMGSRGVVLDISFDARRSRRTVMTSYVAQYNDNTAAQGTDNKIGRIYTENPTPFTALQVGFYAPLTAAYVANGSIVEVYSA
- a CDS encoding phage tail family protein, producing the protein MQKLSYTNDRGGKVVFENLRPFILSHIDGIGSVDTDVRKTTGPFQDGSTVYRVAIKDRLLSIQGAILANSRDELYALRRQLSQILNPKIMGQLVYQNDDRAYTIGGIAESGPIWGERYANNQLFTASFLCPDPYLLDEFDSSDLIATWIGGLSFPVRFPNQFATRGAKSVNVINEGDVDTPVRIEIYGPATNPCITNHSIDRYIKVNRVLLSGDKLTITTHFGNKRVEIQAPNGSKVNVLHWIDPNSSLWSLQPGDNIVKYTSDDPEGIEPFAISINYRNRYFGA